In Desulfosalsimonas propionicica, one DNA window encodes the following:
- a CDS encoding acyl-[acyl-carrier-protein] thioesterase — MKVAISREICLFEVDADFVLRPRVLLNCLQQAAALHSQQAGYATPDMLKQQKAWVLYRLVLQVHNQPVFGAPLEIVTWHKGTRGFRSYRDFEIYQQGRKSMSAASLWLYIDLVRKKILKVPGDVAQSYTVESDDAIDADLDRWKPPVIHEPDITRTIAVRASDYDPLGHVNNALYFDYLETLAAHLMENRRKFGAISIQYNREIPGQTPEICAVLKKEENGFTFEIRSAADVHAAGEFVLHPRK; from the coding sequence ATGAAGGTTGCCATCAGCAGGGAGATCTGTTTATTTGAAGTGGATGCGGACTTTGTCCTGCGGCCCAGGGTCTTGCTCAACTGCCTGCAGCAGGCTGCTGCCCTGCATTCCCAACAGGCCGGGTATGCAACCCCGGACATGCTAAAGCAGCAGAAAGCCTGGGTACTTTACCGCCTTGTTTTGCAGGTGCACAATCAGCCGGTTTTCGGCGCTCCTTTGGAAATTGTGACTTGGCACAAGGGGACTCGTGGTTTTCGGTCATATCGGGATTTTGAAATCTATCAGCAGGGGCGCAAAAGTATGTCCGCCGCCAGTCTGTGGCTCTACATTGATCTGGTCCGCAAAAAAATCCTCAAGGTTCCCGGGGATGTGGCCCAAAGTTATACCGTGGAGTCAGATGACGCCATAGACGCTGACCTGGACCGGTGGAAGCCGCCGGTAATCCATGAACCCGACATCACACGGACCATCGCGGTCCGCGCCTCGGATTATGATCCCCTGGGGCATGTCAACAATGCCCTGTACTTTGACTATCTTGAAACCCTGGCTGCACACCTGATGGAAAACCGCCGGAAGTTCGGCGCTATTTCCATCCAGTACAACAGGGAGATCCCCGGACAAACCCCGGAGATCTGCGCAGTCTTGAAAAAGGAGGAAAACGGCTTTACTTTTGAAATCAGATCTGCAGCAGACGTGCATGCAGCAGGGGAATTTGTTTTGCACCCCCGCAAATAA
- a CDS encoding 4-hydroxyphenylacetate 3-hydroxylase family protein, translating into MMTARQYEESLRKLNIVVYMFGERISNPVDHPIIRPSMNAVAKTYELAHQPEHEDLMTATSHLTGKKINRFTHIHQSVSDLVKKTKMGRLLGAHTGCCFQRCVGMDALNAISIVSHDIDAEYDTDYKDRFLKYLKYVQENDLTCDGAMTDPKGDRSLPPHKQPDSDMYVHVVKETEEGMVVRGAKAHQTGAVNSHEIIVMPTIAMREQDRDYAVCFALPSDAEGITYIMGRQSCDTRKTEQTRLDTGNPAFGGHEALVIFDDVFVPWDRVFMFREHEFAGVLVEKFAGYHRQSYACKSGVGDVLIGATQTVAEYNGTQGASHVKDKIIEMNHLNETLFCGSLSCAAEGRREPSGTYSVNTLLANVSKQNVTRFPYEIARLAQDVAGGLMVTLPSAADFASSETAHWLEKYYGASANVPTENRRRILRLIENLTLGTAAVGYLTESMHGAGSPQAQRIMIARQVNMQQKQQMAKNLCGIEE; encoded by the coding sequence ATGATGACAGCCCGGCAATACGAAGAAAGCCTGCGTAAGCTAAACATAGTGGTTTACATGTTTGGCGAACGCATTTCCAATCCTGTGGATCATCCCATTATCCGCCCGTCCATGAACGCGGTGGCCAAGACCTATGAACTGGCCCATCAGCCGGAACACGAAGACCTGATGACCGCGACCTCGCATTTGACCGGAAAGAAGATCAACCGGTTTACCCATATCCATCAAAGCGTTTCCGACCTGGTGAAAAAAACCAAGATGGGCCGGCTGCTCGGGGCCCACACCGGGTGCTGCTTTCAACGGTGCGTGGGCATGGATGCCTTAAATGCCATTTCCATTGTCAGTCATGACATTGACGCCGAATATGATACCGACTATAAAGACCGGTTTTTGAAATACCTTAAATATGTGCAGGAAAATGACCTGACCTGTGACGGGGCCATGACCGATCCGAAGGGGGACCGCTCCCTTCCGCCCCACAAGCAGCCGGATTCGGACATGTACGTGCATGTGGTAAAGGAGACCGAAGAGGGCATGGTGGTGCGCGGGGCCAAGGCTCATCAGACCGGGGCGGTCAACTCCCATGAAATCATTGTTATGCCCACCATTGCCATGCGCGAGCAAGACCGGGACTATGCCGTCTGCTTTGCCCTGCCCAGCGATGCCGAGGGCATTACCTATATCATGGGGCGCCAGTCCTGTGATACCCGCAAGACCGAGCAGACCCGGCTGGATACCGGAAACCCCGCATTCGGGGGACATGAGGCCCTGGTGATTTTCGATGATGTGTTTGTCCCATGGGACCGGGTTTTCATGTTCCGGGAACACGAGTTTGCCGGCGTTCTCGTGGAAAAGTTTGCCGGCTATCACCGCCAGAGTTATGCCTGCAAGTCCGGGGTGGGCGATGTGCTCATCGGGGCCACCCAGACCGTGGCCGAATACAACGGCACCCAGGGGGCCTCCCATGTAAAGGACAAAATCATTGAGATGAACCATCTCAATGAAACCCTTTTCTGCGGATCTTTGTCATGTGCCGCAGAAGGCCGCAGGGAACCCAGCGGCACCTACAGCGTCAACACCCTGCTGGCCAACGTGTCCAAGCAAAACGTGACCCGTTTTCCCTATGAAATCGCCAGGCTGGCCCAGGACGTGGCCGGCGGGCTCATGGTGACCCTGCCGTCGGCTGCTGATTTTGCATCTTCGGAAACCGCCCACTGGCTGGAAAAATATTACGGTGCCAGTGCGAATGTGCCAACTGAAAACCGACGCCGCATTCTGCGGCTTATTGAGAACCTGACTTTGGGAACTGCTGCAGTGGGTTATCTCACCGAGTCCATGCACGGGGCTGGCTCGCCCCAGGCTCAGCGGATCATGATTGCCCGTCAGGTGAACATGCAGCAGAAACAGCAGATGGCCAAAAACCTCTGCGGCATTGAGGAATAA
- a CDS encoding TetR/AcrR family transcriptional regulator, giving the protein MANKAPKSSQKNLKNPKKAAAILKAAEHIFARKGFQTATISDIAKKAKVSEATIYEYFSSKEELLFAIPGEIIQHYQEKNREILPYIHGAANKLRFLIHRHLALYEDNPDYANVVMLILKGNPNFLKTEAYRVVQSSAQNYIQVLEEGIESNEFRPDMDPYVIRAMIWGSIEHLVTRKSLLGKPASLTDLTETLFNTLFIGIRATPEQPPVHINVHMSRSE; this is encoded by the coding sequence ATGGCAAACAAAGCTCCCAAAAGCAGTCAAAAAAATCTGAAAAATCCCAAAAAAGCCGCAGCCATCTTAAAGGCCGCGGAGCACATATTTGCCAGAAAGGGGTTTCAGACCGCCACGATTTCCGATATCGCCAAAAAGGCCAAGGTATCGGAAGCCACCATTTATGAATATTTCTCCTCCAAAGAAGAGCTGCTGTTTGCCATTCCCGGGGAAATCATCCAGCATTACCAGGAAAAAAACCGCGAGATTCTGCCCTACATACACGGTGCCGCAAACAAACTGCGCTTTTTGATCCACCGGCACCTGGCCCTTTACGAGGACAATCCCGATTACGCCAATGTGGTGATGCTGATTTTAAAGGGCAATCCCAATTTTTTGAAAACCGAGGCCTACCGTGTTGTTCAGTCCTCAGCGCAAAACTACATCCAGGTGCTGGAAGAAGGCATCGAAAGCAATGAATTCCGGCCGGACATGGATCCGTATGTGATCCGGGCCATGATCTGGGGCAGCATCGAGCACCTGGTCACCCGCAAAAGCCTGCTGGGCAAACCCGCAAGCCTCACAGATCTTACAGAAACGCTCTTTAACACTCTTTTCATCGGCATCCGCGCCACCCCCGAGCAACCCCCGGTCCACATCAACGTCCACATGAGCCGATCCGAATAA
- a CDS encoding thiolase family protein, whose product MSSPFSDVVVVDAVRTAFGRAGEKGIFWNTRAEDLCIPLLKALVDRNSGFSPEMVEDSIWGVTNQVKEQGGTIGRLIPILADWGWDVPGCSIDRMCASGLTAVGFGSSHIACGMADCLLAGGVEHMGHLPMGFMRDPHPDAEQMLGGPSAFNMGVTAENIHDRFPEFTRQMADEYAWRCQCKTAEAVAAAKMDHMIVPIEVQLEDGTKTVADKDQHPRPETTLEGLSRLKTPFREQGGRVTAGNSSGLNDGAAVVLLMSRAMAEKQGFVPKMRWVATGVAGVDPTIMGTAPVPATQKALEKAGLTMDDMDIIEINEAFAVQALYCLDRLGVAADDPRVNKWGGAIAYGHPLAASGPRLVAFMKGLFAENPDFRYGLTTMCVGRGQGYSIIWENLSRASS is encoded by the coding sequence ATGTCCAGTCCATTCAGCGATGTGGTGGTAGTCGATGCCGTGCGGACCGCTTTTGGCCGCGCCGGTGAAAAAGGAATTTTCTGGAACACACGGGCCGAGGATCTGTGCATTCCCTTGTTAAAAGCGCTTGTTGACCGAAATAGCGGCTTCTCCCCGGAGATGGTGGAAGACAGCATCTGGGGGGTTACCAACCAGGTCAAGGAGCAGGGAGGGACCATCGGCCGCCTGATCCCGATTCTGGCAGACTGGGGATGGGATGTTCCTGGCTGCTCCATTGACCGCATGTGTGCAAGCGGGCTGACCGCCGTGGGTTTTGGTTCCAGCCACATTGCCTGCGGAATGGCAGATTGCCTTCTGGCCGGCGGGGTGGAGCACATGGGCCATCTGCCCATGGGATTTATGCGCGATCCCCACCCGGATGCCGAGCAGATGCTGGGCGGCCCTTCGGCCTTTAATATGGGCGTGACTGCTGAAAACATCCATGACCGGTTCCCGGAGTTCACCCGGCAGATGGCAGATGAATACGCCTGGCGCTGCCAGTGCAAAACCGCCGAAGCCGTGGCTGCGGCAAAAATGGACCACATGATCGTGCCCATTGAAGTGCAGCTGGAAGACGGTACAAAAACCGTTGCAGATAAGGATCAGCATCCCCGCCCCGAAACCACACTGGAAGGCCTGTCCAGGTTAAAAACCCCGTTTCGGGAGCAGGGCGGCCGTGTGACCGCAGGCAATTCTTCGGGATTAAATGACGGGGCGGCCGTGGTGCTGCTCATGAGCCGGGCCATGGCGGAAAAACAGGGTTTTGTTCCGAAAATGCGGTGGGTGGCCACCGGCGTTGCCGGCGTGGATCCTACAATTATGGGCACCGCACCGGTGCCGGCCACCCAAAAAGCTCTGGAAAAAGCCGGGCTGACCATGGATGACATGGATATCATTGAAATAAATGAAGCCTTTGCTGTCCAGGCCCTTTACTGTCTGGACCGCCTTGGCGTGGCCGCAGATGACCCTCGTGTGAACAAGTGGGGCGGGGCCATTGCCTACGGACATCCCCTGGCCGCCTCCGGACCCAGGCTGGTGGCTTTCATGAAGGGCCTGTTTGCCGAAAATCCGGATTTCCGCTATGGCCTGACCACCATGTGCGTAGGAAGAGGGCAGGGCTACTCCATCATATGGGAAAATCTCAGCCGGGCATCATCGTAA